In Peromyscus eremicus chromosome 2, PerEre_H2_v1, whole genome shotgun sequence, a single genomic region encodes these proteins:
- the Ttc34 gene encoding tetratricopeptide repeat protein 34: MSAQELVACLCQEGDKHLALGELPPATAFYLAAFSCHAPSAMRHMRAVLAEAPGAPVVATLEAWCRGDSQIPDIHWDGMAVVSLTGPLASAFLGAIYPDHPATVLYLLAGLLARGRHAEVVQRCNALLDAYSQQTLELQLTRALAWVLSVEQASEGIAAYLQTFASSADRTVAFIHSHQQPYLPTLLGTLQKYLSGQLKATGSTGPQETNCRGLLEALDPRGSWVDAMSPKALLHRGRFEDCLAACSRDLQPDSTGSRPQGEHLAALLVTRAAAAFFLDGRAGDALLDLQDAFRESPAGARRHFQALLSAEDRERLQAQAQEAADVGFARFLEAVRSRQELREDADRELLVPVTHALHVLFRVAPARRRPALGIRLAECLLLSGDVAGARTQCERLLRPRRSGERVGDRTGDLAPLLALRGFCALHAGDAQQARDDFQAVVERGAPHAGGCVRALCGRGLLRVLEGSAFLGALDYVTACRLRPGEALLVAKAYVPWNQRGLLLTVLREEGRRMLLRSPGCARKAAQGAGPATQAQEGDACGVYQLAMLLMELDAEDETSCLLVADALYLLGRLDDAHKSLLVALSRRPQAAPVLVRLALLQLRRGFCYDANQLVKKVAQSGDTACLQPTLDIFHHEDLQLLQNHCHTRALSILRARPGGRDSEAHTREAIAYLSLAIFAAGSQASESLLTRARCYGLLGQKKTAMFDFNSLLREEPRNVQALCGRALVHLALDQLQEAVDDMVSALKLDPATVISEIHSLKPEVQLPLTQGLHTRCQALLNQWLDAGGPLRGEDTQSLLAIGEALIRIDATQPSWHLLLTDIFTRLGKYQEAGTHLQEALHLTPSSEAAQARRGLLQLKRGDASTAAHDLQCLAEIDTQDLSFLLRLLEPPEQQSLTQAAAKEASNLLDLGQPGRALGYCSLAVLAGGSSPYYLRLRMACLTQLQEYGRALRDLDHVLQEGAGNGDLPRRTEDFCSRGRLLLSLGDKDGAAGAFTQALTLSPAQAQSSLSEQPGRAPTASVFLIHGQHCLEEQRYEEAWTAAQNGLLVDPSHSGLKRLKVRTRKEGSSGCRLH; this comes from the exons ATGTCCGCTCAGGAGCTCgtggcctgcctctgccaggaGGGGGACAAGCACCTAGCCCTGGGGGAGCTGCCCCCAGCCACAGCCTTCTACCTGGCTGCCTTCAGCTGTCACGCCCCTTCAGCCATGCGGCACATGCGGGCTGTCCTGGCTGAGGCCCCAGGGGCACCTGTGGTGGCCACACTGGAGGCCTGGTGTCGTGGGGACAGTCAGATCCCTGACATCCACTGGGACGGCATGGCGGTGGTCTCCCTGACTGGgccactggcctctgccttccttgGTGCCATTTACCCCGACCACCCTGCCACTGTCCTGTACCTTTTAGCTGGCCTGCTGGCTCGCGGGCGCCACGCAGAAGTGGTGCAGCGCTGCAATGCCCTGTTGGATGCATACTCCCAGCAGACCCTGGAGCTACAGCTGACCCGTGCCCTGGCCTGGGTCCTGTCTGTGGAGCAGGCCAGTGAGGGCATAGCTGCGTATCTTCAGACTTTTGCCTCCAGTGCAGACCGCACAGTGGCCTTCATCCATAGCCACCAGCAGCCCTACCTCCCCACACTACTTGGCACCCTCCAGAAGTACCTCTCAGGACAGCTGAAGGCCACAGGGAGCACTGGCCCACAGGAGACCAACTGCCGGGGACTCCTGGAGGCCCTGGACCCCAGGGGCAGCTGGGTGGATGCCATGTCCCCTAAAGCTCTGCTTCACAGAGGCAGATTCGAAGACTGCCTGGCGGCATGCAGCCGGGACCTTCAGCCTGACTCAACAGGGAGCAGACCCCAAG GTGAGCATCTGGCGGCCCTGCTGGTCACCCGCGCAGCCGCGGCCTTCTTCCTGGATGGCCGAGCCGGGGACGCGCTGCTGGACCTACAGGATGCCTTCCGTGAGAGTCCCGCCGGGGCACGGAGGCACTTCCAGGCCCTGCTGTCCGCCGAGGACCGCGAACGCCTGCAAGCTCAGGCGCAGGAGGCGGCGGACGTGGGCTTCGCCCGCTTCCTGGAGGCTGTGCGAAGCCGCCAGGAGCTGCGAGAGGACGCGGACCGCGAGCTCTTGGTTCCTGTGACCCACGCGCTCCACGTCCTGTTCCGCGTGGCGCCCGCCCGAAGGCGACCCGCGCTAGGGATCCGCCTGGCCGAGTGCCTGCTACTGTCCGGGGACGTGGCGGGGGCTCGCACGCAGTGTGAGCGCCTCCTGAGGCCCAGGCGTTCCGGGGAGCGCGTAGGAGACCGCACCGGAGACCTCGCGCCGCTGCTGGCGCTGCGCGGCTTCTGCGCGCTGCACGCGGGCGATGCGCAGCAGGCGCGCGATGATttccaggcggtggtggagcgCGGGGCGCCGCATGCGGGGGGCTGCGTGCGCGCACTGTGTGGCCGAGGGCTGCTGCGGGTGCTCGAGGGCAGCGCCTTCTTGGGCGCGCTGGACTATGTCACCGCCTGCCGGCTGCGGCCGGGGGAGGCGCTGTTAGTCGCCAAAGCCTACGTGCCCTGGAACCAGCGAGGGCTGCTGCTGACAGTGCTGCGGGAGGAGGGTCGCAGGATGCTGCTGCGCTCGCCAGGCTGCGCGAGGAAAGCTGCGCAGGGGGCCGGCCCCGCCACACAGGCACAGGAAGG GGATGCCTGTGGTGTGTACCAGCTGGCCATGCTGCTAATGGAGCTGGATGCGGAGGATGAGACTTCCTGCCTCTTGGTGGCTGATGCCCTGTACCTCTTGGGCCGCCTGGATGATGCTCACAAATCCCTGCTGGTTGCCTTGTCCCGGAGGCCCCAGGCAGCCCCTGTGCTGGTGCGGCTGGCCCTGCTTCAGCTGAGGAGGGGCTTCTGCTATGATGCCAACCAG CTGGTGAAGAAGGTGGCCCAGTCTGGAGACACAGCCTGTCTCCAGCCTACCCTGGACATCTTCCACCATGAAGACCTGCAGTTGCTGCAAAACCACTGCCACACACGGGCGTTGAGCATCCTGCGGGCACGGCCAGGTGGGCGCGACAGCGAGGCCCACACCAGGGAAGCCATCGCCTACCTCTCTCTGGCCATCTTTGCTGCAG GGAGTCAGGCCAGTGAGTCCCTCCTCACCAGAGCCCGCTGTTACGGGCTCCTGGGTCAGAAGAAGACCGCCATGTTTGACTTCAACTCCTTGCTTCGGGAGGAACCAAGGAACGTGCAAGCTCTGTGTGGGCGAGCCCTCGTGCATCTGGCCCTGGACCAGCTTCAG GAAGCTGTGGATGACATGGTTTCCGCCCTGAAGCTCGACCCAGCCACTGTGATCTCTGAGATCCACTCCCTGAAGCCAGAAGTTCAGTTGCCCCTCACTCAGGGCCTCCATACCCGCTGCCAAGCCCTCCTAAACCAGTGGCTGGATGCTGGAGGCCCCCTCAGAGGGGAGGACACCCAGAGCCTCCTTGCCATCGGGGAGGCGCTGATTAGAATTGACGCTACACAGCCCAGCTGGCACCTGCTTCTCACAGACATCTTCACAAGACTGG GCAAGTATCAGGAGGCTGGCACCCACTTGCAAGAAGCCCTCCACCTCACCCCATCATCAGAGGCTGCCCAAGCCCGGCGAGGCCTGCTCCAGCTTAAAAGGGGAGATGCGTCAACTGCTGCCCACGACTTGCAGTGCCTGGCAGAGATAGACACTCAGGACCTTAGCTTCCTGCTGCGTCTCCTTGAACCCCCAGAGCAGCAGAGTCTCACCCAG GCCGCTGCCAAGGAAGCAAGCAACCTCTTGGATTTAGGACAGCCCGGGCGGGCACTGGGCTACTGTTCTTTGGCAGTCCTGGCTGGTGGCAGCAGTCCTTATTACCTGCGTCTCCGAATGGCCTGCTTGACCCAGCTGCAGGAATATGGCCGGGCACTCAGGGACCTGGACCATGTGCTGCAGGAGGGTGCAGGGAACGGTGACCTCCCAAGGCGGACAGAAGATTTCTGTTCCCGGGGTCGCCTGCTACTGAGTCTGGGAGATAAGGATGGAGCTGCAGGGGCCTTCACCCAGGCCTTAACCCTGTCACCAGCTCAAGCTCAGAGCAGCCTGTCAGAGCAACCAGGCCGGGCCCCCACAGCCAGTGTGTTCTTGATCCATGGGCAGCACTGTCTGGAGGAGCAGCGCTATGAGGAAGCCTGGACAGCGGCCCAGAATGGCCTCCTGGTGGACCCCAGCCACAGTGGGCTGAAGAGGCTGAAGGTGAGGACTCGCAAGGAGGGGTCCTCTGGCTGCAGACTACACTGA